In a single window of the Rhizoctonia solani chromosome 16, complete sequence genome:
- a CDS encoding Fungal specific transcription factor domain, translating to MEQQHDGSVAGPLALLTQTTQVVQTSSPTGVCRQAKMRCIGAEDGQTQCQRCKRSNLECVFEKHRRGRKPGSKLSEASKMLRRIEKGLNNERKKSQVAQTPYPINTPRAPSDFNFASNSDGFLDPSLNKNAAPPRGPMSSSTTPTSTDPPPSSVVGVGSPGKQGIQVKTPAPASPSQTMEADDDDEDEKEPSDDGLFPARLLARENRRNSFFRTILNPAETEGGHSPDDQKPSMDSRQASVTSNITSIGSIIPEPKDPIAAGLMDEAQAKVLFDLVFLRLNPFINLFDPVLHTVPYVRSRCPFLFTCLIMAGCKFWKPELFKQTQRIANEFVVKAFADQWKRVEIVQAFACMTYWKEPEDTRTYTYIGYASRMAVELGLNRYMAKPPEGETELQKRERRNRERTYLVLFVHDRSLAMQTGRQWMLPECDLVRHSLTWHEDNFIRPEDVIICAFVQLRRIAAETTDVFYLHRGAPGLLHADVNYEILLRGCNSKLTQWMDLWHGEMKKAGGQMFHFSMLTFFRLHVRLFLNSFGLQSSMASSTRASASLHALSACYTSAVQSLQIVANDFAPVGMLRYGQDSITVMTAYSAVFLLKLLRRPQNVTDLHLTPTLSDLDEGASTQKIYDLISSTADAYQEAAIHASSSGSAAYHARFLRSLVAKDMATKARQSARERKPKDNSDAMSVGGTSQGTPSQASPSYTGDPVNAPPSYHPPLVPGTQPSAMLPVQTPPAVGGAGMPNSNGLMYQQQPNGMVPYTDDIFPFPSSPHLPMHPAMPHQMNEHNQEMQQQHPYGNGMQMQHQQPHQQMMPQHQPHQHQHQANNQQYAHNVYGNMQTAAATASDQHYWRNMFIELGFGGPEPTVTGYSSTML from the exons ATGGAACAACAACATGATGGCTCGGTCGCGGGTCCTCTGGCTCTCCTGACGCAGACGACGCAGGTCGTCCAAACCTCAAGTCCAACGGGGG TATGCCGACAAGCAAAG ATGCGCTGCATTGGGGCAGAGGATGGACAAACTCAATGTCAACGATGCAAACGAAGCAATCTTGA ATGTGTCTTCGAGAAGCACCGCCGGGGTCGCAAACCAGGCTCCAA GCTATCGGAGGCCTCCAAGATGCTTCGACGGATCGAAAAGGGATTAAACAACGAACGCAAAAAGTCTCAGGTTGCCCAGACACCCTACCCTATCAACACACCTCGTGCTCCTAGTGACTTCAACTTTGCCAGCAACAGCGACGGATTCTTGGACCCGAGTCTTAACAAGAACGCTGCACCCCCGCGTGGGCCTATGTCTAGCTCGACTACTCCAACATCGACGGACCCACCACCAAGTTCTGTTGTGGGTGTAGGGTCCCCTGGTAAGCAGGGAATACAAGTGAAGACCCCTGCCCCTGCATCGCCATCACAGACCATGGAGgccgatgacgatgacgaggATGAAAAGGAACCCTCAGATGATGGTTTATTCCCTGCCCGTCTACTTGCTCGTGAGAATCGTCGCAACTCGTTCTTCCGGACAATTCTCAATCCAGCCGAGACAGAGGGTGGACATTCTCCTGATGACCAGAAGCCTTCGATGGACAGTAGGCAGGCTTCGGTAACAAGTAACATTACATCCATCGGTTCAATTATTCCGGAGCCTAAGGACCCGATCGCAGCGGGATTGATGGACGAAGCCCAAGCAAAGGTACTATTCGATTT GGTTTTCCTTCGTCTCAACCCATTTATCAACCTTTTCGATCCTGTACTCCATACGGTGCCTTATGTGCGGTCACGGTGTCCCTTCCTGTTTACCTGCCTGATTATGGCAGGGTGCAAGTTTTGGAAACCGGAATTATTCAAGCAAACCCAGCGGATCGCCAATGAATTTGTGGTCAAAGCTTTCGCTGACCAGTGGAAACGTGTTGAGATCGTTCAGGCGTTTGCATGTATGACTTACTGGAAAGAACCTGAAGACACG AGAACCTATACCTATATTGGTTAT GCAAGCCGAATGGCTGTAGAGCTAGGTCTCAATCGATACATGGCCAAACCTCCTGAGGGAGAAACCGAGCTTCAGAAACGCGAACGTCGAAATAGGGAACGGACCTATCTGGTCTTGTTCGTACATGATCGATCGTTAGCTATGCAGACTGGGCGTCAATGGATGCTGCCAGAG TGTGATTTAGTGCGCCACTCACTGACTTGGCACGAAGACAATTTTATCCGCCCAGAGGACGTAATCATTTGTGCATTCGTTCAATTGCGTAGAATTGCG GCTGAGACGACAGACGTGTTCTACCTACATCGAGGAGCCCCGGGCCTTCTCCACGCCGATGTCAATTATGAAATTCTTCTTCGAGGGTGCAATAGCAAACTGACCCAGTGGATGGACCTCTGGCACGGTGAAATGAAGAAAG CTGGTGGACAAATGTTCCATTTCTCAATGTTGACATTCTTCCGACTTCACGTGCGCCTTTTCCTCAATAGCTTCGGACTACAGTCCTCGATGGCATCG TCGACTCGTGCGAGCGCAAGTTTACATGCCCTCTCGGCCTGTTACACTAGTGCAGTCCAGTCTCTACAAATCGTAGCGAATGACTTCGCGCCTGTGGGAATGCTG CGTTATGGACAAGATAGTATAACTGTAATGACCGCATATTCGGCTGTGTTCCTGTTAAAG CTCTTGAGGCGGCCACAAAACGTGACGGATTTACACTTGACCCCAACCTTGTCGGATCTCGACGAGGGTGCTTCTACACAAAAGATCTATGATTTGATATCCAGTACCGCCGATGCATACCAAGAGGCAGCAATACATGCATCCTCTTCTGGTTCAGCCGCATATCATGCTCGATTTTTGCGAAGCTTGGTCGCAAAGGATATGGCAACCAAGGCACGTCAATCTGCAAGGGAACGCAAGCCAAAGGACAATTCCGATGCAATGTCAGTCGGCGGAACTTCGCAGGGAACCCCCAGCCAAGCATCGCCGAGTTACACAGGTGACCCTGTCAATGCACCACCTTCTTACCACCCCCCTCTCGTACCCGGAACCCAACCTAGTGCGATGCTACCTGTGCAGACGCCTCCCGCCGTCGGTGGCGCGGGAATGCCCAACAGCAACGGGCTGATGTACCAGCAGCAGCCGAACGGGATGGTACCATATACGGATGATATATTCCCATTCCCATCGTCGCCGCATCTTCCTATGCACCCCGCAATGCCCCACCAGATGAACGAGCACAATCAAGAGATGCAACAGCAACACCCATACGGAAACGGCATGCAAATGCAGCACCAGCAACCCCATCAACAAATGATGCCCCAGCACCAGCCacaccagcaccagcaccaggCCAACAACCAGCAGTATGCCCATAATGTATATGGAAATATGCAGACAGCCGCGGCGACTGCATCAGACCAGCATTATTGGAGAAACATGTTTATTGAACTCG GATTTGGCGGACCTGAGCCTACTGTTACTGGATATAGCAGCACTATGTTGTAG
- a CDS encoding plasma membrane fusion protein PRM1 — protein MSFAAPRFASPPPVYASDPLNAPQAHFTSLKPYLTLPYLLSLTWLATPIISLLFIIFRLIISQGAAQDGVEDAKGVLIASCAAAERAAQGVGSIGSFMAAGTNRQIEAAVNGTINASRATMIFRQVDLTALQGIIEFVIDMYRSIFLCFLELVVRGGLAIIIGALTEVTNFLQNTVNGLKSSIQGDIQSANNAIASAVNAINSVTRLVNVKLDVPQFSIPALSGLDNIRIPTDLQDGLTKLNSTLPTLDQLRDTVDKIIAIPFNELKKEINETFASPSMRFNTSVLAVPARSNIQFCDGLDTSIVDDLGRDLRKIGQIGIVILLLALVLLILGAMAVEWYKWRVLQGELERTREAWSTDSNVQHPQLNGHQGVPMMVMSDDNLMLLHATQQHPLLSALANRLANALKLSATSYTHLRFFFAYVFHPAALACLLIGLFGLISVQVQLAAIGPIQRHYSNQVSNSVSDFTNSIALSINGAMQEDSAAYAAQVNAQTSAMQSAINDNLFGWVNGTTVTLNNTLVAFYDDIQSTVELVFGGTILETPAREFVRCLIGTKVQGIENALTFIHDNLKVNMPTVSSDVLLLSNSSVNAITQPISLAAVGDGTQSEDGSGSGIVGKLIARYIASLEKERLMFLIFLGIWAFVVVIALCIIIWHTFGARWLHESRQRAWENDQSFGPFSRRPSEQSRYAFPGVPGGAPFGTLHARPLEGETEKGFQGGLKRLFSSPPRKTQPTPSPKWQEGQNVHTMIHIQGGDNWVGRLKSALVRRKDGNNATVDPYAVPPREAPAPLRSGKTSPTPEVISPTPVRNEVRESVESTRPAPTVLPAHAYFSTRSPSPPITPPGLSVVPTSPTPSVGPANAYLARQVPPLSTVPGGRIPQISRHRAQMSTSSANPFSTPFDDPRASLADSRPPAVGRAF, from the exons ATGTCCTTCGCTGCTCCCCGCTTTGCGTCGCCTCCACCCGTCTACGCTTCCGATCCTCTGAACGCTCCCCAAGCACACTTTACCTCTCTCAAACCCTACCTCACCCTCCCCTATCTTCTTTCTCTTACATGGCTTGCGACGCCTATTATTTCCTTGCTATTTATAATATTTCGTTTAATTATTTCTCAAGGAGCTGCTCAAGACGGTGTCGAGGATGCGAAAGGTGTGCTTATTGCTAGTTGCGCAGCTGCAGAACGAGCTGCCCAG GGTGTGGGCAGCATTGGTTCATTCATGGCAGCTGGGACCAATCGTCAAATTGAAGCTGCGGTCAATGGCACGATCAACGCTTCTCGCGCAACCATGATTTTCAGGCAAGTAGA TCTCACCGCCCTTCAAGGGATTATCGAGTTTGTTATTGACATGTATCGCTCCATTTTCCTATGTTTCTTGGAGCTTGTCGTCCGAGGAGGCCTTGCTATTATCATCGGAGCATTGACAGAA GTCACCAACTTCCTGCAAAATACTGTCAATGGTCTCAAGTCCTCCATCCAGGGTGATATCCAGTCTGCCAACAATGCGATTGCATCGGCTGTCAATGCAATCAACAGCGTTACCCGGCTGGTCAATGTGAAGCTTGATGTTCCTCAGTTCTCGATTCCTGCTCTCTCTGGTCTCGATAATATTAGGATCCCTACTGACCTTCAAGATGGGCTTACCAAGCTTAACTCTACTCTCCCCACGCTCGACCAGCTGAGGGACACTGTTGATAAGAT CATTGCGATCCCCTTTAACGAGCTCAAGAAGGAGATTAACGAAACCTTCGCTTCTCCCTCGATGCGTTTTAATACTTCTGTGCTCGCAGTCCCTGCTCGCTCCAATATCCAGTTTTGCGATGGGCTAGATACTTCTATCGTGGATGACCTCGGTCGGGATCTTCGTAAGATTGGTCAGATCGGAATTGTTATTCTGCTCCTTGCACTGGTCTTGCTCATCCTTGGCGCCATGGCCGTGGAATGGTACAAGTGGCGCGTCCTTCAGGGTGAACTGGAGCGTACACGAGAAGCTTGGAGCACTGATTCCAATGTCCAACACCCCCAGCTCAATGGACATCAGGGCGTTCCTATGATGGTCATGTCCGACGATAACTTGATGCTTTTACACGCAACGCAGCAGCATCCTCTATTATCAGCTTTGGCGAACCGACTAGCAAATGCATTGAAGCTATCAGCAACTTCTTACACGCATTTAAGATTCTTCTTTGCTTATGTTTTTCACCCAGCTGCGCTGGCGTGCCTTTTGATTGGACTGTTTGGTCTAATCTCTGTTCA AGTTCAACTAGCCGCTATTGGGCCTATTCAAAGACACTACTCGAACCAGGTATCTAACTCTGTCAGCGATTTCACCAATAGTATCGCCCTTTCTATCAATGGTGCTATGCAAGAGGACTCGGCGGCTTATGCTGCTCAAGTGAACGCTCAAACCTCTGCTATGCAGTCGGCGATTAACGACAATCTTTTCGGCTGGGTCAACGGTACAACGGTTACTCTCAACAACACCTTGGTTGCTTTCTACGACGATATCCAAAGTACTGTCGAGCTTGTCTTTGGTGGGACTATTTTGGAGACGCCGGCACGCGAGTTCGTCCGCTGTCTGATTGGAACAAAGGTTCAAGGCATCGAAAACGCCCTCACTTTTATCCATGACAACTTGAAAGTGAACATGCCTACCGTGTCCAGTGACGTTCTACTCCTATCCAACTCGTCGGTGAACGCAATTACACAGCCCATATCTCTGGCCGCAGTTGGCGATGGTACACAATCAGAAGATGGTTCTGGCTCTGGTATAGTCGGTAAACTGATCGCTCGTTATATTGCTTCTCTTGAGAAAGAGCGCCTCATGTTTCTCATTTTCCTCGGGatttgggcctttgttgtcGTCATTGCGTTGTGCATCATTATCTGGCATACGTTTGGTGCTCGCTGGCTTCACGAGAGTAGGCAGCGCGCATGGGAGAACGATCAATCATTTGGGCCTTTCTCGAGGCGGCCAAGCGAACAAAGTCGCTATGCATTCCCTGGTGTCCCTGGTGGGGCCCCATTCGGTACTTTGCATGCCAGACCATTGGAAGGCGAAACTGAAAAGGGTTTCCAAGGCGGGTTGAAACGCTTGTTCTCGAGCCCCCCTCGAAAGACTCAACCAACTCCGTCGCCCAAGTGGCAAGAAGGCCAGAACGTGCACACTATGATCCACATTCAGGGTGGTGACAATTGGGTTGGCCGGCTCAAGTCTGCTTTGGTACGAAGAAAGGATGGCAATAATGCCACGGTTGATCCATATGCCGTGCCTCCGCGGGAAGCCCCTGCTCCCCTCCGGTCTGGCAAG ACAAGCCCCACTCCTGAGGTTATTTCACCCACCCCTGTAAGGAACGAGGTTCGGGAGTCAGTCGAGAGTACACGACCCGCACCAACTGTGCTTCCCGCACATGCCTATTTCTCTACGAGGTCTCCCAGCCCACCCATCACTCCTCCCGGACTGTCGGTGGTACCCACTTCTCCCACTCCGAGTGTCGGCCCGGCCAATGCCTACCTCGCTCGTCAAGTACCGCCTCTGAGCACTGTCCCAGGGGGCCGAATTCCCCAAATTAGTCGGCACCGTGCACAAATGTCGACAAGCAGTGCCAACCCATTTAGCACTCCTTTTGATGACCCACGAGCGTCGCTAGCGGATTCCCGTCCCCCGGCTGTTGGACGTGCTTTCTAA